One genomic region from Zalophus californianus isolate mZalCal1 chromosome 2, mZalCal1.pri.v2, whole genome shotgun sequence encodes:
- the JCHAIN gene encoding immunoglobulin J chain, with protein sequence MKNHLLFWGVLAIFVKAVFVTAQDEDGRTVLVDNKCQCARITSRIIPSPEDPNEDIVERNIRIIVPLNNRENISDPTSPVRTNFVYHLSDLCKKCDPVEVELDNQVVIASQSNLCDEDSETCYTYDRNKCYTNRVPFTYGGQTKMVETALTPDSCYPD encoded by the exons ATGAAGAACCATTTGCTTTTCTGGGGAGTCCTAGCCATTTTTGTTAAGGCTGTTTTTGTGACAG CCCAAGATGAAGATGGAAGGACTGTTCTTGTTGACAACAAGTGTCAGTGTGCCCGGATTACTTCCAGGATCATCCCTTCTCCCGAAGATCCTAATGAAGACATTGTGGAGAGAAACATCAGAATTAT tgtTCCTCTGAACAACCGGGAGAATATCTCTGATCCCACCTCACCAGTGAGAACCAACTTTGTGTATCATTTGTCTGACCT ctgTAAAAAATGTGATCCTGTGGAAGTGGAGCTGGATAATCAAGTAGTTATCGCCTCCCAGAGCAATCTCTGTGATGAAGACAGTGAGACCTGTTACACCTACGACAGAAACAAGTGCTACACAAATCGGGTCCCATTTACGTATGGTGGTCAGACCAAAATGGTGGAAACAGCCTTGACCCCAGATTCCTGCTACCCTGACTAA
- the UTP3 gene encoding something about silencing protein 10, with translation MVGRSRRRGAAKWAAVRAKAGPGPADENEDDLEMPPSPGDSSYYQDKVDDFHEARSRAALAKGWSEVESEDEEHGDEEEEVLALDTADEDDEEDDDDDGGSSVQSEAEVSVDPSLSWGQRKKLYYDTDYGSKSRSRQSQQEVEEEEREEEEEAQLIQRRLAQALEEDDFGVTWVEAFAKPVPQVDEAETRVVKDLAKVSVKEKLKMLRKESPELLELIEDLKVKLTEVKDELEPLLQLVEQGIVPPGKGSQYLRTKYNLYLNYCSNISFYLILKARRVPAHGHPVIERLVTYRNLINKLSVVDQKLSSEIRHLLTLKDDAGKKELNSEAKSTKAKPKSGSETAAAASTVAGISDDSDLDEEAALKYYKETEDKQKLKRKKENSIEEQALEDQNAKRAITYQIAKNRGLTPRRKKIDRNPRVKHREKFRKAKIRRRGQVREVRREEQRYTGELSGIRAGVKKSIKLK, from the coding sequence ATGGTGGGGAGATCCCGGCGGCGCGGAGCGGCCAAGTGGGCAGCTGTGCGAGCCAAGGCAGGTCCCGGCCCAGCGGACGAAAATGAAGACGATTTAGAAATGCCACCCTCGCCAGGGGACTCCAGCTACTACCAAGATAAGGTAGATGATTTCCATGAGGCCCGATCCCGGGCTGCCTTGGCTAAAGGCTGGAGCGAAGTGGAGAGTGAGGACGAGGAGCATGGCGATGAGGAGGAAGAGGTTCTAGCCCTAGATACTGCAGATGAGGACGATGAAGAGGATGACGATGACGATGGTGGGAGCTCCGTGCAGAGTGAGGCCGAGGTATCTGTGGATCCCAGTTTGTCGTGGGGTCAGAGGAAAAAACTTTACTATGACACAGACTACGGTTCCAAGTCCCGAAGCCGACAAAGTCAACAAGAagtagaggaggaggaaagagaggaggaagaggaagcgcAGCTCATTCAGCGGCGCCTCGCCCAAGCCCTGGAAGAGGATGATTTTGGGGTGACCTGGGTAGAGGCCTTTGCAAAACCAGTACCTCAAGTAGATGAGGCTGAGACCCGGGTCGTGAAGGATCTGGCGAAAGTTTCAGTGAAAGAGAAGCTGAAGATGCTGCGGAAAGAATCACCAGAACTCTTGGAACTGATAGAAGACCTGAAAGTTAAGCTGACTGAGGTGAAGGATGAGCTGGAGCCATTGCTACAGTTGGTGGAACAAGGGATCGTTCCACCCGGAAAAGGAAGCCAATACCTGAGGACCAAGTACAACCTCTATTTGAACTACTGCTCCAACATCAGCTTTTATTTGATCCTGAAAGCCAGGAGAGTCCCGGCACATGGACATCCTGTCATAGAAAGGCTTGTTACCTACCGAAATTTGATCAACAAGCTGTCAGTTGTAGATCAGAAGCTGTCTTCTGAAATTCGTCATTTACTCACACTTAAAGATGATGCTGGAAAGAAAGAACTGAATTCAGAAGCAAAATCCACCAAGGCCAAGCCAAAATCTGGTTCAGAGACTGCTGCTGCTGCCTCTACTGTTGCAGGTATTTCTGATGATTCTGATCTTGATGAAGAAGCTGCACTGAAATActataaagaaacagaagacaagcaaaagttgaagagaaagaaagaaaatagtattgAAGAACAGGCTCTTGAAGATCAGAATGCAAAGAGAGCCATTACCTATCAGATTGCTAAAAACAGAGGACTTACACCTAGAAGAAAGAAGATTGATCGCAATCCTAGAGTAAAACACCGGGAGAAGTTCAGAAAAGCTAAAATTCGCAGAAGAGGCCAAGTTCGTGAAGTTCGTAGAGAAGAGCAGCGTTACACTGGTGAACTCTCTGGCATTCGTGCAGGAGTTAAAAAGAGCATTAAGCTTAAATAA